A window of the Myxococcus fulvus genome harbors these coding sequences:
- a CDS encoding WapI family immunity protein, with protein MALELRASHGHSLRLDIVGYQFPDGTVDSLNWLLLRFTVQVPGQEPWTKVDPSLETRELLSLARWFEGMGDANMRGHRPSIFFTEPNLSFSLVPVKGGKRRLRVHLDAESRPPWAPPRGQGVYSNAWVEFPLEELDSKALAHWAREEHARFPPRESPWD; from the coding sequence ATGGCGCTCGAGCTGCGTGCCTCCCACGGACACTCGCTTCGGCTGGACATCGTCGGCTACCAGTTCCCGGATGGAACCGTCGACAGCCTGAACTGGCTGCTCCTCCGCTTCACCGTCCAGGTGCCGGGGCAGGAGCCCTGGACCAAGGTGGACCCCAGCCTCGAGACACGGGAGCTGCTCTCGCTCGCGCGCTGGTTCGAGGGCATGGGCGACGCCAACATGCGGGGGCACCGGCCCTCGATATTCTTCACCGAGCCCAACCTCTCCTTTTCCCTCGTGCCAGTGAAGGGAGGGAAGCGACGGCTGCGTGTCCACCTCGACGCCGAGTCACGACCTCCCTGGGCGCCCCCACGCGGCCAGGGGGTGTACAGCAACGCCTGGGTCGAGTTTCCCCTCGAGGAGCTGGACTCGAAAGCCCTGGCGCACTGGGCCCGAGAGGAGCACGCCCGCTTCCCTCCCAGAGAGTCTCCATGGGACTGA
- a CDS encoding M1 family aminopeptidase, whose product MRPALLSLLSWCLLLGQPARAEIPPEVALSLQHLKPAERERAAKALGPLEELPRYRVQLDVNPETREATGRVQVEVLAREQPLKEIYLRLTPNALGGKRVVLSDARMNTAPIVLEQPEPTLYRHRLAEPMPVGMAVVLDVAVRAVVPRGEKGGGGLLGGAGGGKKGPGDHGAFSITEDFVSLVGVVPQVPPMDDKGQPWAGPQGIGDLALYAPAHVLASITVPSGWVVHATGAAMGEVPERDGRVRYAFAAGAVRDFPILVSKGYAVSTATVNGVTVESHYAARNQDVGERVLKYATSALAEFEKRLGPLPYTHFRVVEAPLSGGAGGMEFPGLITVATSLYRGVVDPLEMVAGHVDLEQLKEVMEALGPLGAGAPMAQMGETLERTLEFTVAHEVAHQYFAGLVGSDPINAPVVDESLAQYAALLYIEWKHGKKAAESMRKEALVAPYHMYRMSGGEDARADRPTGAFDGEMEYGALVYGKAPLLHHASRKLVGDAAFFQGLRSYVDTYRFKWTCKECFTKELAKASPGNGKALEKLRVRWWQEARGDDDLGLPNLDSVMDTLGAGSGLDADALDAQAKELLEQLLPSLLGQ is encoded by the coding sequence ATGCGCCCAGCCCTGCTCAGCCTGCTGTCGTGGTGCCTGCTCCTCGGACAGCCGGCCCGGGCGGAAATCCCTCCGGAGGTGGCGCTGAGCCTCCAGCACCTCAAGCCCGCCGAGCGCGAGCGCGCCGCCAAGGCCCTGGGGCCCCTGGAGGAGCTGCCGCGCTACCGGGTGCAGCTCGACGTCAACCCCGAGACGCGTGAAGCCACCGGGCGGGTGCAGGTGGAGGTGCTGGCGCGCGAGCAGCCCCTCAAGGAAATCTACCTGCGGCTGACGCCCAATGCCCTGGGGGGCAAGCGGGTGGTGCTGTCCGACGCGCGGATGAACACCGCGCCCATCGTCCTGGAGCAGCCGGAGCCCACGCTGTATCGCCACCGGCTCGCGGAGCCCATGCCCGTGGGCATGGCGGTGGTGCTGGACGTCGCCGTGCGCGCGGTGGTGCCCCGGGGAGAGAAGGGCGGAGGCGGACTGCTGGGCGGCGCCGGTGGTGGGAAGAAGGGCCCTGGAGACCATGGCGCCTTCTCCATCACGGAGGACTTCGTGAGCCTGGTGGGCGTGGTGCCCCAGGTGCCGCCGATGGACGACAAGGGCCAGCCGTGGGCGGGGCCGCAGGGCATCGGTGACCTGGCGCTGTACGCGCCGGCCCATGTGCTCGCGTCCATCACCGTGCCGTCGGGCTGGGTGGTGCACGCCACCGGCGCGGCCATGGGCGAGGTGCCGGAGCGTGACGGCCGCGTGCGCTACGCCTTCGCCGCGGGCGCGGTGCGCGACTTCCCCATCCTCGTGTCCAAGGGCTACGCGGTGTCCACGGCCACGGTGAACGGCGTCACGGTGGAGAGCCACTACGCCGCGCGCAACCAGGACGTGGGTGAGCGCGTGCTCAAGTACGCCACGTCCGCGCTGGCGGAGTTCGAGAAGCGCCTGGGGCCCCTGCCGTACACGCACTTCCGGGTGGTGGAGGCGCCGTTGTCCGGAGGGGCGGGCGGGATGGAGTTCCCCGGCCTCATCACCGTGGCGACGTCGCTGTACCGTGGCGTGGTGGACCCGCTCGAGATGGTGGCGGGCCACGTGGACCTGGAGCAGCTGAAGGAAGTGATGGAGGCGCTGGGGCCCCTGGGCGCGGGCGCGCCGATGGCGCAGATGGGCGAGACGCTGGAGCGCACGCTGGAGTTCACCGTCGCGCACGAGGTGGCGCACCAGTACTTCGCGGGGCTGGTGGGCTCGGACCCCATCAACGCGCCCGTGGTGGACGAGTCGTTGGCGCAGTACGCGGCGCTGCTCTACATCGAGTGGAAGCACGGCAAGAAGGCCGCCGAGTCGATGCGCAAGGAAGCGCTGGTGGCGCCGTACCACATGTACCGGATGTCGGGCGGCGAGGACGCGCGGGCGGACCGGCCCACGGGCGCGTTCGATGGGGAGATGGAGTACGGCGCGCTGGTGTACGGCAAGGCGCCGCTGCTGCATCACGCGTCGCGCAAGCTGGTGGGGGACGCGGCCTTCTTCCAGGGCCTGCGCTCCTACGTGGACACGTACCGCTTCAAGTGGACGTGCAAGGAGTGCTTCACCAAGGAGCTCGCCAAGGCGAGCCCCGGCAACGGCAAGGCGCTCGAGAAGCTGCGCGTGCGCTGGTGGCAGGAGGCGCGCGGTGACGACGATTTGGGCCTGCCCAACCTGGACTCGGTGATGGACACCCTGGGGGCGGGCAGCGGCCTGGACGCGGACGCGCTGGACGCCCAGGCCAAGGAGCTGCTCGAGCAGCTGTTGCCCTCGCTGTTGGGACAGTGA
- a CDS encoding D-alanine--D-alanine ligase — translation MGKRVGVLMGGWGEEREISLKSGEAVVAALESRGHHVTRIFAGPGLDRALRAAELDVAFIALHGRMGEDGRVQGLLELLELPYTGSGVLASALAMNKPFAKKLFRLHNLPTPQGYRVGRDDAARAPQLHGDLGFPCVVKPACGGSSVGLSVVREPQELAQAVAQACRFGGEVLVERFVSGREVTVGILGDAVLGSCEVATPREGFDFEAKYKGGARYFLPPRLSATRVANVEALALAAYRALGCRGYARVDLLCSDTDNDVVLEVNTLPGFTPTSLLSKIAGHAGLDFPELVERILALATRDEAGILDAPEVTPAPVVDEPRRAVS, via the coding sequence ATGGGCAAGCGCGTCGGAGTGCTGATGGGCGGGTGGGGTGAGGAGCGGGAGATTTCGCTCAAGAGCGGAGAGGCCGTGGTGGCGGCGCTCGAGTCCCGCGGCCACCACGTCACCCGGATATTCGCGGGGCCGGGCCTGGACCGCGCGCTGCGGGCCGCCGAGCTGGACGTGGCCTTCATCGCGCTGCACGGGCGCATGGGCGAGGATGGCCGCGTGCAGGGGCTCCTGGAGCTGCTGGAGCTGCCGTACACGGGCTCGGGCGTCCTGGCGTCCGCGCTGGCGATGAACAAGCCCTTCGCCAAGAAGCTCTTCCGGCTGCACAACCTGCCCACGCCCCAGGGGTACCGCGTGGGCCGCGACGACGCGGCGCGCGCCCCACAGCTGCATGGCGATTTGGGCTTCCCCTGCGTGGTGAAGCCCGCCTGTGGCGGCTCCTCGGTGGGCCTGAGCGTGGTGCGCGAGCCCCAGGAGCTCGCCCAGGCGGTGGCCCAGGCGTGCCGCTTCGGGGGCGAGGTGCTGGTGGAGCGCTTCGTGTCCGGGCGCGAGGTGACGGTGGGCATCCTCGGCGACGCGGTGCTGGGCAGCTGCGAGGTGGCCACGCCGCGCGAGGGCTTCGACTTCGAGGCCAAGTACAAGGGCGGCGCCCGCTACTTCCTGCCGCCCCGGCTGTCCGCCACGCGCGTGGCCAACGTGGAGGCGCTGGCGCTCGCCGCGTACCGCGCCCTGGGCTGCCGGGGCTACGCGCGGGTGGACCTGCTGTGCTCGGACACCGACAACGACGTGGTGCTGGAGGTCAACACGCTGCCCGGCTTCACCCCCACCAGCCTCCTGTCCAAGATTGCCGGCCACGCGGGCCTGGACTTCCCGGAGCTCGTCGAGCGCATCCTGGCGCTGGCGACGCGCGACGAGGCCGGTATCCTGGACGCGCCCGAAGTCACGCCCGCTCCCGTCGTCGACGAGCCCCGCCGCGCCGTCAGCTGA
- the ftsY gene encoding signal recognition particle-docking protein FtsY, with amino-acid sequence MKTPTALDALAAQVPPAPSPAPTPGGETTQPGTGVPPSDGLTTGDVVGISGAALFALLMVLAARKLFFKKRAPEPGRKPGVPVPEKPALPAERPELRVELPPSEKEAARLREVDEAHARAQELARQREELTRAARTTTDAGERARLEEQARALKEREEEEKRVEYRAKKAADDEARERRKREQAEGQRLLEEERAREAAAVEEARRAEEAAARAKVDAEAGRTLAQGLDKTKSQGFMARLNGLFGSQRQVDESVLAELEEILFTADIGVRTASTLVDVAREKLKRSELKDSERIKDLIRTEVARIVDLPEPRSLEGGGPPHVVMVVGVNGAGKTTTIGKLAAKLTGEGKKVVLAAGDTFRAAATEQLDVWAERAKAQLVKGAEGGDPGSVIFDAIKKAQAEGADVVIADTAGRLHTKAPLMEELKKVKRVMDKAMPGTPHEVLLVLDSTNGQNAIQQAKQFHEAVGVTAIALTKLDGTAKGGVIIGICDELKLPVVWVGVGEKVADLRRFEPREFVQALFD; translated from the coding sequence ATGAAGACCCCCACTGCCCTCGACGCCCTGGCCGCGCAGGTGCCGCCCGCCCCCTCCCCCGCCCCCACCCCGGGCGGGGAAACCACCCAGCCCGGGACGGGCGTGCCCCCCTCGGACGGCCTCACCACGGGCGACGTGGTGGGCATCAGCGGAGCCGCCCTCTTCGCCCTGCTGATGGTGCTGGCGGCCCGCAAGCTCTTCTTCAAGAAGCGCGCGCCCGAACCCGGCCGGAAGCCCGGCGTCCCCGTCCCGGAGAAGCCCGCGCTGCCCGCCGAGCGGCCGGAGCTGCGCGTCGAGCTGCCCCCCTCGGAGAAGGAGGCCGCCCGGCTGCGCGAGGTGGACGAGGCGCATGCCCGCGCCCAGGAGCTGGCCCGCCAGCGCGAGGAGCTCACCCGCGCGGCCCGGACCACCACGGACGCTGGCGAGCGCGCCCGGCTGGAGGAGCAGGCCCGCGCCCTCAAGGAGCGCGAGGAGGAGGAGAAGCGCGTCGAGTACCGCGCGAAGAAGGCCGCCGACGACGAGGCCCGTGAGCGGCGCAAGCGCGAGCAGGCCGAGGGCCAGCGCCTCCTGGAGGAGGAGCGTGCCCGCGAGGCCGCCGCCGTCGAGGAGGCCCGTCGTGCCGAGGAGGCCGCCGCCCGCGCCAAGGTGGACGCGGAGGCGGGCCGCACGCTGGCCCAGGGCCTGGACAAGACGAAGAGCCAGGGCTTCATGGCCCGCCTCAACGGGCTGTTCGGCTCGCAGCGCCAGGTGGACGAGTCCGTGCTGGCGGAGCTGGAGGAGATCCTCTTCACCGCGGACATCGGCGTGCGCACCGCCAGCACGCTGGTGGACGTGGCGCGCGAGAAGCTCAAGCGCAGCGAGCTGAAGGACTCCGAGCGCATCAAGGACCTCATCCGCACGGAGGTGGCGCGCATCGTCGACCTGCCGGAGCCGCGCTCGCTGGAGGGCGGCGGTCCGCCTCACGTCGTCATGGTGGTGGGCGTCAACGGCGCGGGGAAGACGACGACCATCGGCAAGCTGGCCGCGAAGCTCACTGGCGAGGGCAAGAAGGTGGTGCTGGCCGCGGGCGACACGTTCCGCGCGGCGGCCACCGAGCAGCTCGACGTGTGGGCCGAGCGCGCCAAGGCGCAGCTCGTGAAGGGCGCCGAGGGCGGAGACCCGGGCTCCGTCATCTTCGACGCCATCAAGAAGGCCCAGGCCGAGGGCGCCGACGTCGTCATCGCCGACACGGCGGGCCGGCTCCACACCAAGGCGCCGCTCATGGAGGAGCTCAAGAAGGTCAAGCGCGTCATGGACAAGGCCATGCCCGGCACGCCGCACGAGGTGCTGCTGGTGCTCGACTCCACCAACGGCCAGAACGCCATCCAGCAGGCCAAGCAGTTCCACGAGGCCGTGGGTGTCACCGCCATCGCCCTGACGAAGCTCGACGGCACCGCCAAGGGCGGCGTCATCATCGGCATCTGCGACGAGCTCAAGCTGCCCGTCGTCTGGGTGGGCGTGGGCGAGAAGGTCGCGGACCTGCGCCGCTTCGAGCCGCGCGAGTTCGTCCAGGCGCTCTTCGACTGA
- a CDS encoding PEGA domain-containing protein: MSIRRLVLFSLVAILAAPSSALAQADDLLAPLTPSKSATKKPAKPKVVKKKKAEKAAAKKPPKAAKPAATAKGSKKKNIPPPDDSLLAPLAPVKTELAVVIAGGVRGARLTLDGRDAGALSATPMTVPVAPGDHLLVVRKAGYEDYTRRFTVKEGSTQDVKVALVATMGFARAISDVAGTKVLVDDVEVGTVPLSDILLKPGSREIEFRAEGFRPDIQRINVLAGTNYELVGKMRPLVDTAVASNTPREDVPVNPVLDPSTTSPQDDYNPALAFNERSPDAELEGSSKPWYGRWYVWAGVGAVVAAGTVGAVMATKDPGITKADPRTACGGPCDVTLGGIRPVRGNGGAQKLAPVGGLRF, from the coding sequence ATGAGCATTCGACGCCTCGTCCTCTTTTCGCTGGTGGCCATCCTGGCGGCACCGTCCTCCGCGCTCGCTCAGGCCGACGACCTGCTCGCTCCACTCACGCCGTCGAAGTCGGCGACGAAGAAGCCGGCCAAGCCGAAGGTGGTGAAGAAGAAGAAGGCGGAGAAGGCGGCGGCGAAGAAGCCGCCGAAGGCCGCCAAGCCCGCCGCCACCGCCAAGGGCTCGAAGAAGAAGAACATCCCGCCGCCGGATGACAGCCTGCTGGCGCCCCTGGCGCCGGTGAAGACGGAGCTCGCCGTCGTCATCGCCGGGGGTGTCCGGGGCGCGCGGCTGACGCTGGATGGCCGCGACGCGGGCGCGCTGTCGGCCACGCCCATGACGGTGCCCGTGGCGCCCGGCGACCACCTGCTCGTGGTGCGCAAGGCCGGCTACGAGGACTACACGCGCCGGTTCACCGTGAAGGAGGGCTCGACGCAGGACGTGAAGGTCGCGCTGGTGGCCACCATGGGCTTCGCGCGCGCCATCTCCGACGTGGCCGGCACCAAGGTCCTGGTGGACGACGTCGAGGTGGGCACGGTGCCCCTGAGCGACATCCTGCTCAAGCCCGGCTCGCGTGAAATCGAGTTCCGCGCCGAGGGCTTCCGCCCCGACATCCAGCGCATCAACGTGCTGGCCGGCACCAACTACGAACTGGTGGGCAAGATGCGGCCCCTGGTGGACACCGCGGTGGCGAGCAACACGCCGCGCGAGGACGTGCCCGTAAACCCCGTGCTGGACCCGTCCACCACGTCGCCGCAGGACGACTACAACCCGGCCCTGGCCTTCAACGAGAGGTCGCCGGACGCCGAGCTGGAGGGCTCCAGCAAGCCCTGGTACGGCCGTTGGTACGTCTGGGCCGGCGTGGGTGCAGTCGTGGCCGCGGGCACCGTGGGCGCGGTGATGGCGACGAAGGACCCGGGCATCACCAAGGCGGACCCCAGGACGGCCTGTGGCGGCCCCTGCGACGTCACCCTGGGCGGTATCCGCCCGGTGCGCGGCAACGGCGGCGCGCAGAAGCTGGCGCCCGTGGGCGGGCTGCGCTTCTAG
- a CDS encoding cellulose synthase family protein — MTTVEIIFLGVYFSVLCVLAVYGSHRYRMAFLYYRHKFKLPTPKGSLKELPRVTIQLPIFNETYVVERLVESVCRIDYPRDLLEIQVLDDSTDETCGIARACVERHRQKGHDIVYIHRVNREGFKAGALENGLKSARGEFVAVFDADFVPSPDFLLRTVPFFSDAKVGMVQVRWGHLNREFSILTQAQSIFLDGHFIIEHTARNRSGCFFNFNGTAGIWRRGTIADAGGWQHDTLTEDLDLSYRAQLKGWQFVFLPEVISPAEVPVDMNAFKSQQHRWAKGSIQTAKKLLPTILKSDLPLVVKREAFFHLTNNMAYLLMVLLSVLMPISMVVRFQHGLYGTLFLDLPFFVSATASVCFFYVAAQRERGVKGWERVKYLPFLMSLGIGLAINNAKAVAEALLNQQSGFARTPKTGAEGKKVVAVKKAYRGSKTLMPVVELLFAAYFTGALWFAIDARIYTSLPFIILFQAGFLYVGVSSLMQGFAGRVKLSDAAPAVNGAEEQARRAA, encoded by the coding sequence ATGACCACCGTCGAGATCATCTTCCTGGGCGTCTATTTCAGCGTCCTGTGCGTGCTGGCGGTCTACGGCTCGCACAGGTACCGGATGGCGTTCCTGTACTACCGGCACAAGTTCAAGCTGCCGACGCCCAAGGGCTCCCTGAAGGAGCTGCCTCGCGTCACCATCCAGCTGCCCATCTTCAACGAGACGTACGTGGTGGAGCGCCTGGTGGAGTCGGTGTGCCGCATCGACTACCCGCGCGACCTCCTGGAGATCCAGGTCCTCGACGACTCGACGGACGAGACGTGTGGCATCGCCCGGGCGTGCGTGGAGCGTCACCGCCAGAAGGGCCATGACATCGTCTACATCCACCGCGTCAACCGCGAGGGCTTCAAGGCGGGCGCGCTGGAGAACGGCCTCAAGTCGGCGCGCGGCGAGTTCGTCGCCGTGTTCGACGCGGACTTCGTGCCGAGCCCCGACTTCCTGCTGCGCACGGTGCCGTTCTTCTCCGACGCGAAGGTGGGCATGGTGCAGGTGCGCTGGGGCCACCTCAACCGTGAGTTCTCCATCCTCACGCAGGCCCAGAGCATCTTCCTGGACGGCCACTTCATCATCGAGCACACGGCGCGCAACCGCTCCGGCTGCTTCTTCAACTTCAACGGCACCGCCGGCATCTGGCGCCGGGGCACCATCGCGGACGCGGGCGGCTGGCAGCACGACACGCTGACCGAGGATTTGGACCTGAGCTACCGCGCCCAGCTCAAGGGTTGGCAGTTCGTGTTCCTCCCGGAGGTCATCTCCCCGGCCGAGGTGCCGGTGGACATGAACGCCTTCAAGAGCCAGCAGCACCGCTGGGCCAAGGGCTCCATCCAGACGGCGAAGAAGCTGCTCCCCACCATCCTCAAGAGCGACCTGCCGCTGGTGGTGAAGCGCGAGGCGTTCTTCCACCTCACCAACAACATGGCCTATCTGTTGATGGTGCTGCTGTCGGTGCTGATGCCCATCAGCATGGTGGTGCGCTTCCAGCACGGCCTGTACGGCACGCTGTTCCTGGACCTGCCCTTCTTCGTGTCCGCGACGGCGAGCGTGTGCTTCTTCTACGTGGCCGCGCAGCGCGAGCGGGGCGTGAAGGGCTGGGAGCGGGTGAAGTACCTGCCGTTCCTGATGAGCCTGGGCATCGGCCTGGCCATCAACAACGCCAAGGCCGTGGCGGAGGCGCTGCTCAACCAGCAGTCGGGCTTCGCCCGCACGCCGAAGACGGGCGCCGAGGGCAAGAAGGTCGTCGCGGTGAAGAAGGCCTACCGCGGCAGCAAGACGCTGATGCCGGTGGTGGAGCTGCTCTTCGCGGCGTACTTCACCGGGGCGCTGTGGTTCGCCATCGACGCGCGCATCTACACGTCGCTGCCCTTCATCATCCTGTTCCAGGCGGGCTTCCTGTACGTGGGCGTCTCCAGCCTGATGCAGGGGTTCGCGGGCCGCGTGAAGCTCAGTGACGCCGCTCCCGCCGTCAACGGCGCCGAGGAGCAGGCGCGCCGCGCCGCCTGA
- a CDS encoding lipoprotein yields MHSRTLLLAATLGWMACARNVPAPTAAPTPRSVRLIMDTPPQETETLDKVREDVEVDTDEGERTPRVVTFGETPVLQRDGMRARLYGDAKGTLGISVDNFLLFEVTDAKGQVKRRAVVGFTESVHLGNEQVDNVGRRAFTFEPGEVDLTEFLPESEPFKVRTTVLDTWGVGRVSDVYLVLSAPEARAVEDDLRGE; encoded by the coding sequence ATGCACTCTCGAACGCTCCTGCTGGCCGCCACCCTGGGGTGGATGGCGTGCGCGCGCAACGTCCCCGCGCCCACCGCCGCCCCGACGCCCCGCTCCGTCCGCCTCATCATGGACACGCCCCCCCAGGAGACGGAGACCCTGGACAAGGTGCGAGAGGACGTGGAGGTGGACACGGACGAGGGCGAGCGCACGCCCCGCGTCGTCACCTTCGGCGAGACGCCCGTGCTCCAGCGCGACGGCATGCGCGCGCGGCTCTACGGGGACGCGAAGGGCACGCTCGGCATCAGCGTGGACAACTTCCTGCTGTTCGAGGTGACCGACGCCAAGGGCCAGGTGAAGCGCCGCGCCGTGGTGGGCTTCACCGAGAGCGTCCACCTGGGCAACGAGCAGGTGGACAACGTGGGGCGCCGGGCCTTCACCTTCGAGCCGGGAGAGGTGGACCTCACGGAGTTCCTGCCGGAGTCCGAGCCCTTCAAGGTGCGCACCACCGTGCTGGACACCTGGGGCGTGGGGCGCGTGTCGGACGTGTACCTGGTCCTCTCCGCGCCGGAGGCCCGCGCCGTCGAGGACGACCTGCGCGGGGAGTGA